In Rutidosis leptorrhynchoides isolate AG116_Rl617_1_P2 chromosome 2, CSIRO_AGI_Rlap_v1, whole genome shotgun sequence, one genomic interval encodes:
- the LOC139893145 gene encoding DNA-directed RNA polymerases IV and V subunit 2-like, with the protein MEKGGPSEKGKPSNGAVHLDSDEEFDDDDDMMDAPSVRDFDEATLKLFTKKAATSFFKHYGLISHQINSYNDFIKEGIQNVFDSIGEIIVEPGYDPSKKGDNEWRFASIKFGKVILERPRFWTGEKFSSDSGNDYLEFLPRHARLQNMTYSSRMKVQYTKEVYTQELVRSDKFKTGKDKYLDKKIVNKEDGTVQIGRIPVMVNSDTCWMSGADINDCDYDQGGYFIIKGAEKTFIAQEQLGLNRVWLSDNQKNWRATYRSINKRKRVYVKLVPKFEDIGGGAKVITVYFLSLVDMPIWILFFALGVKSDKEVVDLIDADVSDVNVANILIASIHNADQECDQFRRGKNSLNYIENLLKKSRFPPKESVTECVNMYLFPNIIGLSRKARYLGYMVKCLLEGYTGRKNPDNKDDFRNKRLELAGELLERELWNHLKHAEKQMVKSMQRDLYPDREVRSIEHYLDAAIITNGLSRAFSTGSWSHAYRNMEKTSGVVAMLRRANPLQMVSDMRRTRQRVLYAGKAGDARYPHPSHWGKLCYLSTPDGEDCGLIKNLAGTALVSTTVREQLSDTLVTCGMKNLVDDTSTSLNGMVKIFVNGDWVGNCENSASFVAEFRRRRRKNQVPHQVEIKRDDKQKEVRIFSDAGRILRPLLVVKNLHKIKLLKGGVNSFQDLLDNGVVELIGPEEEEDCCTAWDVKYLYLEQKKHDPAKYTHCELDMSFMLGLSCGIIPFANHDHAKRVLYQSQKHSQQAIGHSCTNPDIRVDTLSHQLFYPQRPLFKTVLSDCLEKSGQGQTSGQSQKGMIPRPEFYNGQCAIVAVNLHLGYNQEDSLVMNRSSLDRGMFRSEHIRSYKAEVENKEVPGKKIKTDDDAVNFGKIQSKIGRVDSLDDDGFPFIGANLQSGDIVIGKYTESGSDHSVKLKHTERGMVQKVILSANDEGKNSAVVSLRQVRSPCLGDKFSSMHGQKGVLGYLESQENFPFTVQGIVPDIVINPHAFPSRQTPGQMLESALAKGIALGGSQRYATPFSSPSVDAITDQLHRAGFSRWGSERLYDGRTGEIIKSLVFMGPTFYQRLVHMSEDKVKFRNTGPVHPLTRQPVVDRKRFGGIKFGYMERDCLIAHGAAANLHERLFTLSDSSEMHVCTRCKRMASVIQRTVPGGHKIRGPYCRVCDSLEDVIKVRVPYGAKLLSQELFCMGISLKYDTELC; encoded by the exons ATGGAAAAGGGAGGACCGAGTGAGAAGGGGAAGCCTTCAAATGGAGCAGTACATCTCGACTCAGACGAGGAAttcgacgatgatgatgatatgatggaTGCTCCATCAGTTAGGGATTTTGATGAAGCTACTTTAAAGCTGTTTACTAAGAAGGCAGCAACGTCTTTCTTTAAACATTATGGTCTAATAAGTCATCAGATCAACTCATATAATGACTTCATTAAAGAAGGAATTCAGAATGTATTTGACTCCATTGGCGAGATAATTGTTGAACCGGGGTATGATCCGTCAAAGAAGGGTGATAACGAATGGAGATTCGCGTCGATAAAGTTTGGGAAGGTGATTCTTGAACGTCCGAGATTTTGGACAGGAGAGAAGTTTTCGTCTGATAGCGGTAATGATTATCTTGAGTTCTTGCCTAGACATGCTCGTCTTCAAAATATGACCTACTCATCCCGAATGAAGGTTCAGTATACTAAAGAG GTGTATACTCAAGAGCTTGTTAGAAGCGACAAGTTCAAAACTGGAAAAGACAAGTATCTGGACAAGAAAATCGTGAATAAAGAGGACGGGACAGTGCAAATCGGGAGGATTCCCGTTATGGTTAATTCCGACACGTGTTGGATGAGTGGGGCCGACATAAATGACTGTGATTATGACCAAGGAGGCTATTTTATAATCAAAGGAGCTGAAAAAACGTTCATTGCACAAGAACAGCTCGGTTTGAATCGAGTCTGGTTAAGTGATAATCAAAAAAACTGGCGTGCGACGTACCGTTCGATCAACAAGAGAAAAAGGGTTTATGTGAAACTGGTTCCCAAATTTGAAGATATCGGTGGTGGTGCAAAAGTGATAACCGTTTATTTCTTGAGTTTAGTGGATATGCCGATCTGGATATTGTTTTTTGCGCTTGGTGTGAAGTCGGATAAAGAAGTGGTTGATCTTATTGATGCTGACGTCAGCGATGTAAACGTTGCGAATATATTGATCGCGTCCATTCATAACGCGGATCAAGAGTGTGATCAATTTCGCAGAGGAAAAAATTCACTAAATTATATTGAAAATCTTCTTAAAAAGAGCAGATTCCCGCCTAAAGAGTCTGTTACAGAGTGCGTCAACATGTATTTATTTCCTAATATAATTGGTCTTAGTAGAAAAGCTCGTTATCTTGGGTATATGGTTAAGTGTCTTTTGGAAGGTTATACGGGTCGAAAAAACCCCGATAATAAAGATGATTTTAGGAACAAGAGGTTGGAATTGGCGGGCGAGTTGTTAGAAAGGGAGTTATGGAATCATCTTAAACACGCGGAGAAGCAAATGGTTAAGTCGATGCAAAGGGATTTGTACCCGGATCGAGAAGTACGTTCGATCGAGCATTACTTGGATGCAGCTATTATTACAAATGGGCTTTCGCGGGCTTTTTCAACGGGCTCTTGGTCACATGCATACAGAAATATGGAGAAGACGTCTGGTGTTGTTGCTATGCTTAGGAGGGCAAACCCGTTGCAGATGGTTAGTGATATGAGGAGAACCCGACAAAGGGTTTTGTATGCTGGCAAAGCCGGTGATGCAAGATACCC GCATCCTTCTCATTGGGGAAAGCTATGTTATCTTTCTACCCCAGATGGGGAAGATTGCGGGTTGATAAAGAATTTGGCTGGCACTGCACTTGTGTCGACTACAGTCCGAGAACAATTATCGGATACACTTGTTACTTGTGGGATGAAGAATTTGGTTGATGATACATCAACATCACTAAACGGAATGGTTAAGATTTTTGTTAATGGCGATTGGGTCGGAAATTGTGAAAATTCTGCTTCTTTCGTAGCCGAGTTTAGACGCAGACGTCGTAAAAACCAAGTGCCTCATCAG GTTGAAATAAAAAGAGATGACAAACAGAAAGAAGTGCGCATATTTTCTGACGCAGGAAGGATCTTACGACCACTGTTAGTGGTTAAAAACCtgcacaaaatcaagcttttaaaAGGGGGAGTAAACTCGTTTCAAGATCTGTTAGATAACGGGGTCGTTGAACTAATCGGacccgaagaagaagaagattgtTGTACCGCATGGGACGTTAAGTATTTATATCTCGAACAAAAAAAACACGACCCCGCAAAATACACTCACTGTGAACTCGACATGTCTTTCATGTTAGGTTTAAGCTGTGGAATAATCCCGTTTGCAAATCACGACCATGCGAAACGTGTTCTTTATCAGTCACAAAAACACAGTCAGCAAGCGATCGGTCACTCATGCACAAATCCCGACATCAGAGTCGATACCCTTTCTCACCAGTTGTTCTACCCGCAACGGCCTCTTTTTAAAACCGTACTTTCCGATTGTCTTGAAAAGTCGGGTCAAGGTCAAACGTCTGGTCAAAGTCAAAAGGGAATGATACCGAGACCCGAGTTCTACAACGGGCAGTGTGCGATTGTGGCTGTAAATTTGCATCTTGGTTATAACCAAGAGGACTCTTTGGTGATGAATCGGTCTTCGCTTGACCGTGGCATGTTTCGGTCGGAACATATTCGGAGTTATAAAGCGGAAGTTGAGAATAAGGAAGTTCCCGGGAAGAAAATTAAGACTGATGATGATGCGGTGAACTTTGGGAAGATACAGAGTAAAATTGGGCGGGTCGATAGTTTGGATGATGACGGGTTTCCGTTTATCGGTGCTAATTTGCAGAGTGGCGATATAGTTATCGGGAAATATACGGAGTCGGGGTCTGATCATAGTGTGAAGTTGAAGCACACTGAAAGAGGGATGGTTCAAAAGGTCATTCTTTCAGCAAATGATGAAGGAAAGAACAGCGCTGTGGTTTCTTTGAGACAA GTGCGTTCACCGTGTCTTGGTGATAAGTTCTCGAGCATGCATGGGCAGAAGGGTGTTTTGGGTTATTTGGAAAGTCAAGAGAACTTCCCATTTACTGTACAAGGGATAGTTCCGGATATAGTTATAAACCCGCACGCCTTCCCCTCAAGACAAACTCCAGGTCAGATGCTGGAATCCGCACTGGCCAAGGGAATTGCTTTAGGAGGTTCACAACGTTACGCCACCCCTTTCTCTTCTCCCTCTGTTGATGCCATAACTGACCAGCTTCACAG GGCTGGATTTTCGAGATGGGGAAGTGAGAGGCTATACGATGGGCGGACAGGTGAAATCATCAAATCACTTGTCTTCATGGGACCCACATTTTACCAGAGGCTAGTACACATGTCTGAAGATAAAGTCAAGTTCCGCAACACGGGCCCCGTACATCCTCTAACCCGACAACCAGTAGTAGACAGGAAACGGTTCGGTGGTATTAAATTTGGATACATGGAACGAGACTGCCTCATAGCCCATGGTGCAGCGGCTAATCTACACGAACGTCTCTTCACTCTTAGTGACAGCTCAGAGATGCATGTTTGCACAAGGTGCAAGAGAATGGCGAGTGTGATCCAGAGAACGGTCCCTGGTGGACATAAGATCCGTGGGCCCTATTGTCGTGTGTGTGACTCACTTGAAGATGTTATAAAGGTGCGGGTTCCTTATGGTGCTAAGTTATTGTCCCAGGAGCTGTTTTGTATGGGGATTTCGTTGAAGTATGATACCGAATTATGCTAG